A window from Culex pipiens pallens isolate TS chromosome 3, TS_CPP_V2, whole genome shotgun sequence encodes these proteins:
- the LOC120430876 gene encoding bleomycin hydrolase-like isoform X2, with protein sequence MFPTPLTEDFFQKARSDFYECPKNVLAQNVCTRIDPFEACMSRRTLEHTQHVFTYKIENEGKPLTNQKSSGRCWLFAALNCIRIPFIKQFNLDEFEFSQAYLFYWDKIERANYFLNNVVDTARRGAEVDGRLVSFLLSDPTCDGGQWDMLVNLINKHGVMPKKCFPESYSCEASTRMNAVIKSKLREYARDLRTLIAEGASDEDVQARIQKQMNEVYNVVGICLGIPPEKFTWEYYDKSKKYLSIGPIKPVDFYEKYVKPYFNVDDKVCLVTDPRSSNAYGRSYTVDCLGNVVGGRPVLYNNQPVETLLDLVTKSLKLGEPVWFGCEVSKRFAGKQGIEDLDIHDFKLVFGVDIQSTMTKADRLLYGESMMTHAMVFTGVSVDQNTQRPTKFRVENSWGEDRGEKGYLIMTAEWFKEFVFEVVVDRSIVPQDVLDVFDLPPTVLPAWDPMGTLAK encoded by the exons CGCCCCTAACGGAAGACTTCTTCCAAAAGGCCCGGTCGGACTTTTACGAGTGCCCGAAGAATGTGCTCGCGCAGAACGTGTGCACCCGGATAGACCCGTTCGAGGCGTGCATGTCGCGTAGGACGCTGGAACACACCCAGCATGTGTTCACGTACAAGATCGAGAACGAGGGCAAACCGCTCACGAATCAGAAGAGTTCCGGCCGCTGCTGGCTGTTTGCCGCGTTGAACTGCATCCGCATTCCGTTCATCAAGCAGTTCAACCTGGACGAGTTTGAGTTCTCGCAGGCGTACCTGTTCTACTGGGATAAGATCGAGCGGGCCAACTACTTCCTGAACAACGTGGTGGACACGGCCCGCCGGGGAGCGGAAGTCGATGGGCGGCTGGTGTCGTTCCTGCTGTCCGATCCGACCTGCGACGGCGGCCAGTGGGACATGCTGGTCAACCTGATCAACAAGCACGGCGTCATGCCGAAGAAGTGCTTCCCGGAGAGCTACAGCTGCGAGGCGAGCACGCGCATGAACGCCGTTATCAAGAGCAAG TTGCGCGAGTACGCTCGGGATCTGCGTACGCTGATTGCCGAGGGCGCGAGTGACGAGGACGTGCAGGCCCGCATCCAGAAGCAGATGAACGAGGTGTACAACGTGGTCGGCATCTGTCTGGGCATTCCGCCGGAGAAGTTCACCTGGGAGTACTACGACAAGAGCAAGAAGTACCTGAGCATTGGGCCGATCAAGCCGGTTGACTTTTACGAAAAGTACGTCAAACCGTACTTTAACGTCGACGACAAGGTGTGCCTGGTGACGGATCCGCGCTCGTCAAACGCGTACGGCCGCTCGTACACCGTCGACTGTCTGGGGAACGTCGTCGGGGGCCGGCCCGTGCTGTACAACAACCAGCCGGTGGAGACGCTGCTCGATCTGGTGACTAAATCGCTCAAGCTGGGCGAACCGGTGTGGTTCGGGTGCGAGGTCAGCAAGCGGTTTGCCGGCAAGCAGGGTATTGAAGATCTGGACAT TCACGACTTTAAGCTAGTATTCGGCGTGGACATTCAAAGTACGATGACGAAGGCTGACCGCCTGCTGTACGGAGAATCGATGATGACCCACGCCATGGTGTTTACCGGAGTGTCCGTTGAT CAAAACACCCAGCGGCCGACCAAGTTCCGGGTGGAGAACTCGTGGGGCGAGGACCGCGGCGAAAAAGGCTACCTCATCATGACGGCCGAGTGGTTCAAGGAGTTTGTGTTCGAGGTCGTCGTCGATCGCAGCATAGTGCCGCAGGACGTGCTGGACGTGTTCGATCTGCCGCCGACCGTGCTGCCCGCGTGGGATCCGATGGGCACGCTGGCCAAGTAA
- the LOC120430876 gene encoding bleomycin hydrolase-like isoform X1 — translation MGCPLARIPSRYLVKNSVAAAFSSGPLSAVKRQEIKSVNLTPLTEDFFQKARSDFYECPKNVLAQNVCTRIDPFEACMSRRTLEHTQHVFTYKIENEGKPLTNQKSSGRCWLFAALNCIRIPFIKQFNLDEFEFSQAYLFYWDKIERANYFLNNVVDTARRGAEVDGRLVSFLLSDPTCDGGQWDMLVNLINKHGVMPKKCFPESYSCEASTRMNAVIKSKLREYARDLRTLIAEGASDEDVQARIQKQMNEVYNVVGICLGIPPEKFTWEYYDKSKKYLSIGPIKPVDFYEKYVKPYFNVDDKVCLVTDPRSSNAYGRSYTVDCLGNVVGGRPVLYNNQPVETLLDLVTKSLKLGEPVWFGCEVSKRFAGKQGIEDLDIHDFKLVFGVDIQSTMTKADRLLYGESMMTHAMVFTGVSVDQNTQRPTKFRVENSWGEDRGEKGYLIMTAEWFKEFVFEVVVDRSIVPQDVLDVFDLPPTVLPAWDPMGTLAK, via the exons ATGGGATGTCCACTTGCTAGAATTCCGTCTCGTTACTTGGTGAAGAATTCAGTTGCTGCTGCCTTCAGCAGCGGCCCACTTTCCGCAGTGAAACGACAAGAAATCAAAAGCGTTAATCTCA CGCCCCTAACGGAAGACTTCTTCCAAAAGGCCCGGTCGGACTTTTACGAGTGCCCGAAGAATGTGCTCGCGCAGAACGTGTGCACCCGGATAGACCCGTTCGAGGCGTGCATGTCGCGTAGGACGCTGGAACACACCCAGCATGTGTTCACGTACAAGATCGAGAACGAGGGCAAACCGCTCACGAATCAGAAGAGTTCCGGCCGCTGCTGGCTGTTTGCCGCGTTGAACTGCATCCGCATTCCGTTCATCAAGCAGTTCAACCTGGACGAGTTTGAGTTCTCGCAGGCGTACCTGTTCTACTGGGATAAGATCGAGCGGGCCAACTACTTCCTGAACAACGTGGTGGACACGGCCCGCCGGGGAGCGGAAGTCGATGGGCGGCTGGTGTCGTTCCTGCTGTCCGATCCGACCTGCGACGGCGGCCAGTGGGACATGCTGGTCAACCTGATCAACAAGCACGGCGTCATGCCGAAGAAGTGCTTCCCGGAGAGCTACAGCTGCGAGGCGAGCACGCGCATGAACGCCGTTATCAAGAGCAAG TTGCGCGAGTACGCTCGGGATCTGCGTACGCTGATTGCCGAGGGCGCGAGTGACGAGGACGTGCAGGCCCGCATCCAGAAGCAGATGAACGAGGTGTACAACGTGGTCGGCATCTGTCTGGGCATTCCGCCGGAGAAGTTCACCTGGGAGTACTACGACAAGAGCAAGAAGTACCTGAGCATTGGGCCGATCAAGCCGGTTGACTTTTACGAAAAGTACGTCAAACCGTACTTTAACGTCGACGACAAGGTGTGCCTGGTGACGGATCCGCGCTCGTCAAACGCGTACGGCCGCTCGTACACCGTCGACTGTCTGGGGAACGTCGTCGGGGGCCGGCCCGTGCTGTACAACAACCAGCCGGTGGAGACGCTGCTCGATCTGGTGACTAAATCGCTCAAGCTGGGCGAACCGGTGTGGTTCGGGTGCGAGGTCAGCAAGCGGTTTGCCGGCAAGCAGGGTATTGAAGATCTGGACAT TCACGACTTTAAGCTAGTATTCGGCGTGGACATTCAAAGTACGATGACGAAGGCTGACCGCCTGCTGTACGGAGAATCGATGATGACCCACGCCATGGTGTTTACCGGAGTGTCCGTTGAT CAAAACACCCAGCGGCCGACCAAGTTCCGGGTGGAGAACTCGTGGGGCGAGGACCGCGGCGAAAAAGGCTACCTCATCATGACGGCCGAGTGGTTCAAGGAGTTTGTGTTCGAGGTCGTCGTCGATCGCAGCATAGTGCCGCAGGACGTGCTGGACGTGTTCGATCTGCCGCCGACCGTGCTGCCCGCGTGGGATCCGATGGGCACGCTGGCCAAGTAA
- the LOC120430877 gene encoding uncharacterized protein F58A4.6-like: MALFYVVDYTDSIDQYRIGQTRVKKRHKTELNEDEGVRVVHTDSLDLNHFLANLECFPRYRLRIANALLDFCPERQKLAVKLHPPSREPIDYEWGERANRILWERIELDEMMSWLSTLGGAFSALGDYKLACADVAGKISLQQMRFALRLGEPSLIARCRLYMAISLIQKYQFGAAKRIVQQIYRAEKRQYEPDTRLLKMCLGIWSKLRYEYELYQKRLNRPKQ; encoded by the exons ATGGCCCTGTTTTATGTTGTGGACTACACTGATTCCATCGATCAGTATCGGATTGGCCAAACCCGTGTCAAAAAGCGCCACAAAACCGAACTGAACGAAGACGAAGGAGTTCGAGTTGTGCACACCGATTCGTTGGATTTGAACCACTTTCTGGCGAATCTGGAATGCTTCCCGCGGTACCGTTTGAGAATTGCCAATGCGTTGCTGGATTTCTGTCCGGAACGCCAGAAGCTTGCAGTTAAGCTGCATCCCCCTAGCAGGGAACCGATCGATTACGAGTG GGGTGAACGCGCGAACCGTATACTTTGGGAGCGGATAGAGCTGGACGAGATGATGTCGTGGCTTTCAACCCTCGGAGGGGCCTTCTCCGCGCTGGGAGATTACAAGCTGGCTTGC GCGGACGTCGCCGGCAAGATCTCCTTGCAGCAGATGAGGTTCGCACTGCGGCTGGGCGAACCCTCGCTGATTGCGCGCTGCCGTCTGTACATGGCCATTTCGCTCATCCAAAAGTACCAGTTCGGGGCGGCGAAACGCATCGTGCAGCAGATTTACCGCGCCGAGAAGCGCCAGTACGAGCCGGACACGCGCCTGCTCAAAATGTGCCTCGGAATTTGGTCCAAGCTGCGCTACGAGTACGAGCTGTACCAGAAGCGGCTGAACCGACCCAAGCAGTAG